TCATGGCCTTTGCGGGCGCCATCGGGCTTGCAATCGGTGGGATGGTGACTGTAGCTGACCTGATAAACCGCCACAGGGCCAGGGCCAGCACCGCCGGCGCAGGAGGAATAAGCTATACAGAAAGCTAGAATTAAGGAATGAGCCAGCAGAAAGCCATAGACGTGAAAGAATTACGTCAAAGCTACCAAATCTTGATTCAATGCGAAACAATTGCGCACGGAGCAGCTTTTGGCTAGGAGTATTAGATCTCACAGGTCATAGAGAGCCGCAAACATGCATGTTAAGACGAACCAGAATTATTCTATCGATAACCAATAGGCTCGGGCATTAGGCCAGTGATAAAAGCACTATTAGCCGCTAGAAGAGTACTGACAGGTCAGAGACAGTCCATGCTTCCTTTATCTTGTCGCCGTCGAACTGAAATATGTCGACGCCTTCAGCCGCAAACTTTCTGTGCGTTGCTGGAAGACCTGCAAAGTCCTTTTCATGTGTGGCTTTGAGCTGCCATCTTAGCGCGACTTTGTTTTCCTCCCCGAATTCGTCCAACACTGTAATTTTCATGTCTGGAAACGCGTTCAGGTCCTCCGAAACCCACCTTTTCAGGCCATCCAGGGTACGGACCTCCTCCCCAACCCCATGGTAAACTATATCCGGCGTCACATAGTTCTTTGCAGCCTCTGTCTTTCTTTCATTGAATACTTCTTCGACAAATTTTCGAGCTTGTTGCTTATTTTGTGCCTGCGACATGCAGACCGATCTTGCTTTTTACCATTAAGCATTGCTTATCATTTGTTCGAGCATGCGACGTGACGCGTGGGGAAGAAGAAGGAGGAATGAAATTTTAACATTTCAAGAATGCAAATGCCTGACGCATGCATGCGAAGTCATGGAGTTTCCGTAAAAAAACCTCGTAGAAGGCCTATCTAGCAGAAGTAGAACATTGCCGCGTCTTAGCTTGGCTCTATTATCTCAGGATGGCCCGCCAGACTAGGATGCCTACGATAAGTGCGACTACCATGCCACCAACTCCAGCGGCGATAAGAAGGTAAGAGCCTGCATGTCCCTTTGTCATAATGTCTAGCGCCACATGTTTTGTATTTAAGAAGCACGCAAAAAGAATAGTACAGAATCAGTCCCGGCGACTCGTAACGCGCTTGAATTGGAAGGATGGCTTCGCAACTCTTTTTGATGCGGCGTGCAGTTATCAATCGATGAATGCTAGTTATGATGCGGGTGGTAAAGAATTGCTGCGGTTGCAGATGCTTTGTAGGGCAATACGCAAGATAGATTCTTCGACCGATACTTTTCATTTCATAAACCAATTTATCAAAGTGGGCAGGTGTTTGGTCGAGATCGAAAGACGTTCTGGCAATTATATGGAACGCCTAGATCATAACGCCAGCGACCCGACGTACTTTCTTGCCACTTATTACGAGACCGAAAACATAGACCGGTCGCTGGGGGCGTACAGGTTGATAAAGTTATTGACAAGATTTATCATACTGTCAGACAAGTTCCATGAAACCTCGAACGAGCAATATGTTGTGCTCGCGAGGCGCATTCATGATTCGATCAAACACCTTCTAAAATCCGAAATGGGCATGAATTATTTGGCCGACCGTCTGGAATATTCATTGGACCAGTTTTCAGCCTTTTGGAAATTTGAACAATCGGCAAAAAGGCGCGTCCTTACCAGTCAGCCCTTTTCCTACTCGGAGCTGAGGCACTTTGTTTTGTCAAAATCATCGGACGCTTCACTTGTCTACTCGACGGTTTTAAGCGCCGTGCTGCGAAACTTTAATGAAAGCATAACCCTGATTCTCTGGTACAACCAGGCACTACTCGATATCCTAGATGATTTTGAAGACATTGAAGAGGATATCTCATGCGAAATGCCTAACGTCTTTGTCATGGCAGGTGTGGGCAATATCCCCTACAGTGAACTGAAGAAAGTCAGTATTGACCAGATCAGAAGCGTTGTTGTGGCCAACGCTTGTTCGCCTGACGGTCAAGTTGCGGGACTAGTAAATGAGTTGCAGAGCGCTGCAGAAGCGATTTCTGTCCCTGAAACATTTGTTTTCCTCAAGACTCTGTCGCAACGCTATGCGGACACCGTGAGAGGCAAGGTGAGTATCTCAAGCGCATAATTCGTTAGAGTTTCAGTATTCAGAATGTGGGATGTGCAAAATCATCGCCACAAAAATTCATCGGGCCAAATGACAAGACGCTTTCATAAATCGACATGGCCGCTTTTGGCATCGTCCTTGTGATGAATCTTGCTTCTTAACTCATATTAATTTGGGACAGTCACTCCGGTAGTATGAGAGGAAGATGGGCTTCCGCAGCAATTGGAGCCGGAGTAGCAAGAAGGCGAGCAGGAGAGCAAATTGAACAGAGCGACCAGGCACACGAGCAACAGATGCAACAGGCGCAGCAGCAGATTGAGGCGCAGCAGCGGCAAATAGAGCAGCTACAACAACAACGTGCACAGCCGGCTCAACAAGGCCAGCCTGCAAAAGTGGACATTACCGAGAAACTGAAGGAGTACGGTGAGCTCAAAAAGCAGGGTTTATTGACGGAAGAAGAATTTCAGAGGCTAAAGACAGAATTACTGGCGAGGGCGTAGGCGGCATAAAAAGATCAGGGGGGTAGGCTCTGAGCAGAATGCAAATGTTGCATTCAACCCCACGCCTGAAATATTTTTCCTTTTATTGGAAGACCTAATGAGCTTCCAGTTTGTGCTTTACGGTTTGAGTATAGTCTTCCATTGCCTGCCTTATTTTGCGATCGGCATCGTTGTGGCTTACCATTCGCAATAGTTTACCTGTTCGAGGAAGCTCATAGTGAATGGTGTGCTTTATGTGGGTGGAGCTCTCGTTCCCTTCAAATTCCTGGATGCTCTCCCATGTCTTGAAAGGTCCCTCAGTCTGCCTTGTCGTGAATTTGCTGTTTGGCCACCTTTCAATCACCATCATTCGCATTTCTTGATCTTTGCCAGCATAGTGCCCCAGTATCTTGAACGTGGAGCCCTTCTCACCCTTTACACCGGATAATTGTTGGGAAGAAGTCACGATATCTGGTGGCCATGCTTCCTTGATGTTTTCGGGGTCCGTGCAGTATCCGAAGACCTTTTCCACGGGAGCTTTTATGGTCGTTTCATAAGACAGTGATGTCATGCACAGCACATGTTGATTTTGTATTTACCTGCATCGATACAAAAGGGGGGCAGATTTTGCATTTTCAATGTACTAATGCGACGATTCTGGAAATTGTTCTGCCCGAATGCGCTGCAGACAGGGTCAAAATTTTAGGTGGCTTGCTGCCAAGAATATTTCAGGAAAATGCGCCAGAGAACCTGCCTGCACGCATCAAGTTAATTATAGAGTCGCGAACAACCGCGGCCCGAGTCCCACCGCTTTTTGGATCATCGAACGTGTCTTTGTACCAAGCGGATGTAGGGCATTTGAGGCCGCCCGACGCGTACTTCAAATTGAATGGGAATTGGGCGGCGCCCCTAACTGCCCGCCAGTATCTGCGCCTTTAACTTGGCGAATTCCTCTTCAGATATCAGACCCTGTTGCTTCAGACTGCCCAATTTTTGAAGTTCTTGCATCGGATCTTTTTTTGGAGTCTGTGGTGCTTGCTGTGACTGAGCTGCCTGCTGGGCCTGTGCCGCCTGCTGCTGTGCAGCAGCAGCCTGCTGCTGGGCCTGTTGGATTTGTGCCTGTTGGGCTTGTTGAGCCTGCATTTGTTCCATCTGCTTTTTAGCCGAACGTTTGCCTACCGCGCTGCCTACGACAGCTGCTCCTAGTAATCCCATGATGATAGTATTTCGATATTCGTATTTAATATTACGTAAATTAGAAATTCTCTAACAAAGCTAACCCCGAATCTATCAGAAATCATAGGCACAATTGTTAAATTTATCAGATCCGTCTCGGTGGAATGATGTCCACCACTGAGATGAAAGAAAATGCGGTAGCATTCGTCACGGAAGTTTTGGGCAAGGGCAATTTTGATATGCTTACGAACCTTGTTGCGTCTGACTTTGTCTATCACGCACGAGGGGAGACCATTGAAGGCGTTCAGAATTTCAAAGAGTGGGTTGCATCCGATCAGAAAGTATTTTCAGACATTCACTATACCGTAGTTGGAACCATTACGGAGTACGGCAGGGTTGCTACGGCCTTTTTAGTCGGCGCAACACACGACAGGGACTTTCGGGGCATTCCGGCCAGCCACAAAACATTTGAAACAATCGGCGTCACGATATTCCATTTCGATGGAAACAAGATAAAGACGGCATGGACCATAGTAGATGGCCTTACTCCAGCCTTGGAGTTAGGACTGGTTAAGGTAATTACTGCGGAAGCTCAGGTTTCCTGAACAACACGCGACGCAATCTACGTCGTGCTCAACGTAGCGAAGACGTATTGACGACTAACTTTCGCAGTTTGTCGTCTATACTCATGAGCAACCTATTGTTTTCTTTCAAGAGCGCGGTGTTTTCCCGAATTAACTGTTCTAGCGAAATGGAGAGGTCATTCTTGGTCACGCCGAAGTATTGAAAAGCACAAGTATAAAACCAATCTGACTAAGCACATCATAGTGCCAAGGTTTCAACGGATAACTATAAAGAAATGCGATCTACTATCAAACTAATCAGCCTTTTGACCTGCTTTATACATGGGGCCAGTCATCCGATTGCTGTCAACTTGTTGCCAAACACGTGCTATTCGCCCAACAGCTTGTGCCTTCGGATTGCCAGCTAGGTAAATCATCCCTGTGGACCGCGGCGCAATAATACTTGGCGCAAGTATCACCTTACCAACTGTCGCGGTCTTGTGCACTTTTGCAATGTATTCAATCGATGTCAGGTTGAAGCGCAAACTTCAGAAATAAGAAAAAGAAATTTCATCTGGTCTCAGTCGAGACCAGAGCTTGATAGCGGCTAGGCGGCTTCAGATTCCCAGTCTCGCGACTTGCGAAGCGAGTTCATTCCAACCGGCACATACACCGCCCCCGTAATTCCGGCGATGATGTATGCCGTCCCATTTACTATCAGTATTGTCGCCATCAGTGCCCAGAGCGTCACCAGGCTCACGCCAGGATAGACAATCATTGGAATTGACAGCCCGATAGCAATACAACCTGTCACGATGTACATCGTCCTTGCCCAGCCGGCCATGAATTTCTCGGAAGCGCCTTTGGCGATCGACAGTGCGCCTATCACCATGAAAGCCAATGACAAAAGCCAAGCAGCAGTTGCCAGCGTTGCCAACGGGAATGCAATCACGGCTATCGACAGTCCGATCGCGATTAACCCTGCAATGACCCTGAGCGCTCTCCTGCTGCCCGATAAGGACTTGGCTGCAGCGCCTAGAATAAGTCCTTCAAGTCCTGCGAACAGCAATGCTATAGATAAGAATACTATCAAAAGCGATGCTGCAAATGTAGGGTAGACGAGAACGAACGCCCCAAGGGACAGCGTTATTGCGCCGAGTACAATGTCAATAATTCTCGCGGATTTTGGAGACTTTATCGTTTCCTGTTTCATATTCTTGATCCCGATCCTTGACGTGATCATTTACGCATTTAGCCGCATTATTTCATAACAGGCGTCTGAATAGGCACACCCTATAGGCACTATCCCCCATATTTCTGAACTGTATGTGTAGAAAATTCCCTTCTGCGTGATGCAGATGCCAAATCTCTGAAGTGGACAGAAGGGTCTCCATATAATGACTAGTGGAAGGTATCCACTACCGATAGCAGATAGATTATTCTCGCGAGCTCAGGCAAAAGTTCCCAGAAGCGAGAGCCGACTTACCGACTTTCTTGCGGCTTCCGGCAGCGAGTCTGCTGCAAGTGTGCTCTGCTTGCCTATGACAAGCTGGTTCTCCTCAAGTTCTTTCGACGGCATCCAGTGAAGAAGCTGGTTATTCCGGTCCCATTTGACGGCCTTGCCCGTTCCCCACACAGTAAATTGCGGAGTGTAGTGAATGTTGAATGGTATGTACATGATTGTTGGCGCATCACGAACCGGCCCGCGCAGGACCACTGTCGCATACTTTGACTTGACGTCAAAAAAGAGGAATCTCGGTTCTGCGGAGCTTCTCATGGGGTATGGTCTGGCAATCACGTCTACATTGCGCAGCTGCCTCTTTGGGCCGAGCACCGAATAGTCTTCAAGGTTCCAGTTGTCTTTTCCGTCAGCCGTGGAGTACAGGTCGTAATTCCAGTAAGTGGCGTTTAGCAAGTGAGACTCTATCTGTTCAAATAGCAGGTCGATGTAGTCCCGGACTTCCTCTGCCTCTTGGTATCCGCCGAATTCCGTCAGAAACGGAATGAGGTCCCGCTCGGTCGCAGAGCTTATCATTTGATCAAAAATGGCCGGCCACTGCCTTCTGTATGTGTACATACTTTCAGGTATTCGGACGAATGAGCTGGCCACGGCCATCGGGTCATAGTAGTGGAACGAGAGTACGCCGTTTCGCCTGAACGTGGAAATCGATGCGATGTCCCTTGGCAGGTAGGTGCGTATTTGCTTCGCTTCCACGCTTCCTTCTACAAGAACGTTTTTCACCAAGTCGGTGTGAAATGAACTCTTTACCGTAAAGGGTCCCGAACCAAGCAGCCCCTGCTCCTCGCTTTTTGATACAGTCCAGTCCACTCGAGGTTCCATGAAGAGAAATACATCTGGTCCGTACTTTGCAAGCTCTGTGTTGACGTTGCGGTAATACTCAACCAGGTAAGACTCTTCGAATTTTTCCTTTGGCAGGCCGACCGGATGTGGCTCGTTGAATGGCTCTATTCCGAGAATTGCAGGGTGTCCGCGGCCATCATTCAGAGAATGAAAGAATTTTTCCACCTGGCCTATCGTAGTTTCCAAGTGTGTTCTGACGGGAAAGTGCTCGATCCCGGCCTCCTTGTTTGTCAGGTCGTTTCTCCAAAACGAGCTCAGGGTATTCTTGACAGACTTGTTGACTGCATACTTGAGCAGCCATTTCTTGTCCTTCATTCCCGCCTGAGTCGGCTTCTCGTGATCCTCGTCGATGGCAATAGCCCAGTCCGGAAAACCATCGCCACCGTACACTTCATGGGCTATATCCTGGTGGAAATCAAGGATGACGTACAGATTTCGGGCATACAGCTCGTCAATAATTCTCTTGACAGACATCAGGTAATTCCGCCCTTCAGGCAACAGTTCAGCAGAATCGGAATTGGGACGCGGCTCTATGGCTTTCCAGGAGATCAGCAATCTTACAATGTTAAAACCAAATTCCTTCAAATGGTCAAGCTCTTCTCTTACCGCAGCAATCTCCTTATCCAGTTCGAGCTTGGACAGGCTCGTGACTTCCAAGGGAGCAATCGGAAGATAGGGCGGAAGCTTGCTCCTTGAGGCAAAGTTGACTCCCCTAAATAGCACGAACCTGCCCTGCTCGTCGCAGAACCAGGTTCCATTCTTCCATATTCCGCTTGGCGAAAGCCTGCCTCGGACCTCAGGTTGAGAGTATGCCCTTGGATTGCTTTCGGAGTAGACATGTTTGGCACCCTTCCTTCCCCTGAGCGCGATGATTATTAGCTGAATGCCGCTGACAGCAAGGGCCACCGAAATAATGATCAGAAGCAGGGCAAAGCCAATGAGCGGGAAGGCCAGCGCGATTACGCCGACAGAAATACTGAGGACGCCTGAAATCAGCGCCGAATACTTTTTAGAATCCGATTCTGCGTGCCGTAGGCCGGCGATTATTCTCAATACGCCGTTGGCGATAAGTCCAAACCCAAGGAACAAAACAAAGTATTTTGCAATGGCAATGGGGAAGAAGAATCCAGAAAGCATCCAGCCCAGGATGCCTGCCCCGATCGCGACATTGATGACTCTGGTGGATTTTCTGTCATTCTTTGACGTTATCCCTGCTGCTATCCTTTCGGCGCCAAGGACCATAAATGCGGTGCCGGCGAACACTAGGACCGCATACGTTCCAAGCTGTGGCGAAAAAGCAATGAGAATTGAGAAAGCTATACAGGCAGCTCCAACGGCAAGCTGGCCGATTCGAAGCCAGCGGTGTTCGGGCTCTGCCAGCAGATTGCTCATTAGCAGGATGTCACCTTGGTTTTCACGCTGAAGCACCCAGTACTTTAGGCGCAAAACAAGTAATTGAACGGGGCTGGCCCAGAATCCCTGTCACGATAACGCTGAGGCTGCAGATGACAAGTGCAAATTCGATCACAGAATCCGTCATTATTAGTCCAAGTACTGGCTGCGCAAATAGCGCTATTGAAACTGCTATTGAAAGAGCGCCCGCTCCAATTCGGGCTAGCCTTGCTTCTGAATATTCCTTAAACTGGCCCCGGATATTGCTTGCCCAAACCGCAGATATGACGCTTGAGAATCCAATGGCCGCTAGTGCCAAGGCCGTTAGCCAAACCACCGAGGCAGTAGCGGGTTCACCAAAAACCAGTGCGACGAGCGCGCAGCCGATTATAGTGAATCCAAGTCCAGTCCGCCTGAATCCGGAGCGCCGGAAAAGGTACTTGCCAGAAATTACTTGTTCAACGCCAAGCAAGAGCAGTACTCCTGCTACGAGGATTCTCGCTCCGGCTGAAGAAACGGCATCATGCGTTAGAGCAATTAGAGATATTCCAAAGGCGGCGCTCGCAATTATTATCTGGAAGTTGCGGGCCGGGAGACGGGATTTTCTTTGTGAAGTAGCTCTAGCTATCACGTAGCAGTCTAAGAGGTATTCAAGATAAGGATTGGCACTGAAGGTTAACCCAGATTTTGCAGGAACTCAATAACCCCTGAAGCTTTGGAATCCAGATACCAACTTGTTGCTACTCGACGGGTTTTGCGACCCTGCACGGGTTGTCTGGAAACCCTGCGAAGACACACCGCAGGCCAAATTGGACGTCAGTCTGCAACTAGTGGCAAAACAATCCACTAGTTTTGCTCGTCTTAACTTTGATAAGCGACTCAGCTTCGTATAATGCACTCAACTTGGGCGAAAAGACAGAGCAGGAGATTTGCAAGGAAATAGCAAATCTTCATGAATACATTATTGCTGCCGGCGTGATTGAAAATAGGCAGCTGGCTGCCAGGTTCTCAAAGGTAGGAGACCCTCCAGCAGGCGAGGAGAGACTAAAGATATTATTCGCACAGCCCGATATCATGTTGAGTATCGCTAGAACAAACGAAGATTTTTTCGGAAAGCTGAGATTTCTGATTCTTTGCTTTGAGACTTCAGACATTGCGTTTTTTCCTGCCTACGTCAGAGGCACGGAGAAGACCCTCTTTATCAGGATGCAGCGCTCGTTTCGCGGGGAAGAGATTGTCAGAAAGGTCTATGATTACCTTGAGAAAAAATCTCCATAGGTTCAAGGAAAAATCAAGCAGGTCTACTACAAAACCTTGCGCGCGAGGTGAATCAGGAAAGAGGATACTCCCTGTAGCCGGAATGGCCCGAGCTTTCGCCGTGCTCCCGAATTTCTGACAAAAAAACAAAAACTGCATTGCAATCGCTGCAGCGGTAGAACCGATCGATGTATTCTCCTATCTTTTCCTTTGTCGTGCCTTTGATCCTTTCGCCGAATTTTAGCTCGTAGAACCTGGACTGAGCGGGCTCTGCTTTGTTCCAGAGGGTGTCAAAAACCAATTGCTTTAGGTCGATAATGTCCTGCAGGTTGGTGTCTAGAAACTGGACTCGAGCTGCGTCTCCGGAGGAAATCGACAAAACCATCCCAAGAAAGCTCTTATCGGAAACTCCAAAGAAGGCCCTCAAACCCGTCAAGTGACGCAATTCATCAATCCTGCTGGCCAAGGATTCGCAGTATCTCAGATTTGCCCAGGTGACATCCACTATCTGGTAGATCCTGGTTCCTCTTTTCCGAGCCTCGTCAGTTTCATGTTTTAGCCATCCTAGTCGCAGTTCAATTTCTGGATGGTATTTGTCCGCGACCAGGCATATTGACTCGCTTGAATTTCGGATAAAACTAGAAATGATATCCCGGTTATTTTCATACCCCGCAACCAAGCGGCCCATCGGCACCTTGTATGCGCTGCTCCTCTTCACAAAGTTGCGACTTTATCATTGCAAATATCAGGTTCGGAGCAATATGGTCTAATTAATTTCTCATTATTCGTCAAAAATTGCAATGCCTATTTTGAGACGCGAACTTTCGTGAGTGAAAACAATTCAATTTGTCATTGACTCGTACGATGTTGTTTGCAGCATGACAAAATCCGGGCGAGAAACGCCTGGCATTCTTTGTAAGCACTCAGATGCACATCAGAACGGCCAGCAGAACTAATCGAATCTCGAACGGATCACTTTGGGAAGGACAATGAGGCTGATTGCCCGTTTTGCACAGTCGATGTAGACGAACCGCTGCAAAGACACGGAATCAAGAGTCCTCTACTATCAGAATAGGGAATAAGGCGCCCTATGCAAAAGGGTTCGCAGTCCTTAAATCCAATAGCTGCAAGCCAACCGCGTGATTTCCTTCCGGGCCCCAGTCAGAGGAGAGACTAACTAGCATGTTTGGCTCATCTGGCAAGAAAAGCGGCGACAAGACAGCTCTAGAGACTCCCAAAGTGCCCGGATATGCCTGGAGAACGTGCATCTTTCTTTGCGCCGGCGTGCTTCTTGTCCTCTTTGTACACACCTCGCTTTCACCTGCACTGCCTCTTTTCGTCAGCGAGTTTAACATTTCATACACTCTTGCGTCATGGGCACTAACCGCCTACATGGTTTC
The DNA window shown above is from Nitrososphaera sp. and carries:
- a CDS encoding SHOCT domain-containing protein, which gives rise to MRGRWASAAIGAGVARRRAGEQIEQSDQAHEQQMQQAQQQIEAQQRQIEQLQQQRAQPAQQGQPAKVDITEKLKEYGELKKQGLLTEEEFQRLKTELLARA
- a CDS encoding SRPBCC family protein, which translates into the protein MTSLSYETTIKAPVEKVFGYCTDPENIKEAWPPDIVTSSQQLSGVKGEKGSTFKILGHYAGKDQEMRMMVIERWPNSKFTTRQTEGPFKTWESIQEFEGNESSTHIKHTIHYELPRTGKLLRMVSHNDADRKIRQAMEDYTQTVKHKLEAH
- a CDS encoding DUF308 domain-containing protein, with protein sequence MITSRIGIKNMKQETIKSPKSARIIDIVLGAITLSLGAFVLVYPTFAASLLIVFLSIALLFAGLEGLILGAAAKSLSGSRRALRVIAGLIAIGLSIAVIAFPLATLATAAWLLSLAFMVIGALSIAKGASEKFMAGWARTMYIVTGCIAIGLSIPMIVYPGVSLVTLWALMATILIVNGTAYIIAGITGAVYVPVGMNSLRKSRDWESEAA
- a CDS encoding ester cyclase; its protein translation is MSQAQNKQQARKFVEEVFNERKTEAAKNYVTPDIVYHGVGEEVRTLDGLKRWVSEDLNAFPDMKITVLDEFGEENKVALRWQLKATHEKDFAGLPATHRKFAAEGVDIFQFDGDKIKEAWTVSDLSVLF
- a CDS encoding cellulase family glycosylhydrolase, whose product is MSNLLAEPEHRWLRIGQLAVGAACIAFSILIAFSPQLGTYAVLVFAGTAFMVLGAERIAAGITSKNDRKSTRVINVAIGAGILGWMLSGFFFPIAIAKYFVLFLGFGLIANGVLRIIAGLRHAESDSKKYSALISGVLSISVGVIALAFPLIGFALLLIIISVALAVSGIQLIIIALRGRKGAKHVYSESNPRAYSQPEVRGRLSPSGIWKNGTWFCDEQGRFVLFRGVNFASRSKLPPYLPIAPLEVTSLSKLELDKEIAAVREELDHLKEFGFNIVRLLISWKAIEPRPNSDSAELLPEGRNYLMSVKRIIDELYARNLYVILDFHQDIAHEVYGGDGFPDWAIAIDEDHEKPTQAGMKDKKWLLKYAVNKSVKNTLSSFWRNDLTNKEAGIEHFPVRTHLETTIGQVEKFFHSLNDGRGHPAILGIEPFNEPHPVGLPKEKFEESYLVEYYRNVNTELAKYGPDVFLFMEPRVDWTVSKSEEQGLLGSGPFTVKSSFHTDLVKNVLVEGSVEAKQIRTYLPRDIASISTFRRNGVLSFHYYDPMAVASSFVRIPESMYTYRRQWPAIFDQMISSATERDLIPFLTEFGGYQEAEEVRDYIDLLFEQIESHLLNATYWNYDLYSTADGKDNWNLEDYSVLGPKRQLRNVDVIARPYPMRSSAEPRFLFFDVKSKYATVVLRGPVRDAPTIMYIPFNIHYTPQFTVWGTGKAVKWDRNNQLLHWMPSKELEENQLVIGKQSTLAADSLPEAARKSVSRLSLLGTFA
- a CDS encoding SHOCT domain-containing protein — translated: MGLLGAAVVGSAVGKRSAKKQMEQMQAQQAQQAQIQQAQQQAAAAQQQAAQAQQAAQSQQAPQTPKKDPMQELQKLGSLKQQGLISEEEFAKLKAQILAGS
- a CDS encoding ester cyclase, whose product is MSTTEMKENAVAFVTEVLGKGNFDMLTNLVASDFVYHARGETIEGVQNFKEWVASDQKVFSDIHYTVVGTITEYGRVATAFLVGATHDRDFRGIPASHKTFETIGVTIFHFDGNKIKTAWTIVDGLTPALELGLVKVITAEAQVS